The following are from one region of the Hemitrygon akajei chromosome 6, sHemAka1.3, whole genome shotgun sequence genome:
- the LOC140728797 gene encoding sialic acid-binding Ig-like lectin 15 encodes MLSLRVCLCTVLLSVSVRGYKFSINGWSMSGADVVSAVEGASAVLPCTFTHPHPDVVLSGSVIWYKTEPGATKPVFNCTYPGSGPSWCDTTTQEAGGGRFGFVGNLSRRDASIMVERLNRSDGGRYRCRVELNVDNFQTAVLTDLSVRAPGESVSVMTGTEGASATLPCVFTRPPQNLTAHTVTWMRKDPYRHIVTFRHQGNGSWAAENGVTRYELVEDPELGNAWIRIKQLRVEDSHSYLCLAEFRKSNHDYSSYGNHVKSPYTHVIQSEIQLQVRPGTGASETVLMLCIPLGLKTLALLVMGAVLYGDKLRKRQD; translated from the exons agtTTTCGATAAATGGTTGGTCAATGTCCGGCGCTGATGTGGTCTCTGCGGTGGAAGGAGCCTCCGCTGTGTTACCGTGTACTTTCACCCACCCACATCCTGATGTCGTCCTGTCCGGCTCCGTGATCTGGTACAAGACAGAACCAGGTGCTACAAAACCGGTGTTTAACTGCACATATCCCGGTTCCGGCCCCTCCTGGTGCGATACAACGACACAGGAGGCTGGAGGAGGGCGGTTCGGATTCGTGGGGAACCTCAGTCGGAGAGATGCCTCGATAATGGTGGAGCGTCTGAACCGGAGTGACGGTGGTCGGTATCGGTGCCGGGTGGAGCTCAATGTTGACAACTTTCAAACGGCGGTTCTAACAGATCTGTCTGTGAGAG CTCCCGGCGAGAGTGTCTCTGTGATGACTGGAACCGAGGGAGCTTCGGCCACGTTACCCTGTGTGTTCACACGGCCTCCGCAGAACCTCACCGCACACACGGTGACGTGGATGAGGAAGGATCCCTACCGACACATCGTCACATTCAGGCACCAAGGAAATGGATCGTGGGCAGCGGAAAACGGAGTGACTCGGTACGAGCTCGTCGAGGACCCAGAGCTGGGAAATGCCTGGATCAGGATAAAGCAGCTGAGAGTGGAGGACAGTCACAGCTACCTGTGTCTGGCTGAGTTCAGGAAAAGCAATCATGATTACTCATCCTATGGAAACCACGTCAAATCCCCATATACCCATGTGATCCAGAGTGAGATCCAACTGCAGGTCAGACCAG GGACAGGCGCTTCTGAAACCGTGCTGATGTTGTGTATCCCACTCGGACTGAAAACTCTCGCCCTTTTAGTGATGGGTGCCGTTCTCTACGGTGACAAACTCAG AAAGCGACAAGACTGA